The Amycolatopsis coloradensis sequence AGCGCGGAGATGCCGGAGAAGTACGTCGACGCCTTCTTCCGTTTCTTCGCCGAGGGCGAGTTCGACGACTCGGCGGTCACGGGGGCCGTCCAGGACCTCACGGGGCGGGAGCCGCGACCGTTCGCGACCTGGGCACGGACGCATCTGGCCGCGTTCCACTAGCGGTCACGCCGCCGGGTCGCCGATCCGGCCGAGGAACAGCGGCGACCCGGTGGCCGTGTCGGTGATGACGAAGAGGAACGGGCGATCGACGGTCACGGTGCGCATCAGCTCCGCGGACACGGCGCGGGCGTCGACCCCCGTGGCCGCCGCGGCATCGGTGCCCTCCTCGTCGACCTGGACGAAGGTCTTGTGCTGCACGGAAGCGATCCGCAGCCGGGTTTCTTCGGTGATGCCGCTGAAGTCGGCGCCGGGTTCGAACGCCGAGGGCATGCCCGCCTCCTTGAGCGGCGCCGTCAGGTCCAGCGCGGACCTGACGGTGAACCTGGGCATGGCCAGTTCCACGGTGGCCGGCCGGATCTCGCCGAGCAGCGCGGCGATTCCCTTGCCGCGCAAGGCGTCGATCGCCGCGGGCACGATCACGGTGAAGGCCAGCCGCCCGCCGCGGTAAGGCAGTGTGACCGCCTGGTAGCCCGGCCCTTCGGCGTAGCCCAACCGAACCTCCGGCTCGGTGCGCATCATCGGGACGGTGACCGTCGACCCGTCGGCCCGGGTGAACGGCGCGTCCGCCGTCCGGTCGCGGGGGAACTCCCGCGCCCAGGGCACTTTCAGGTACAGGGCGTTGGCGAGGACGAGTCTGGTGTCGCCGGTGATCGTCGTCTCCGGGAAGAGGTCGGGGATCCTCCCCTCGGTCTGGTCCGCCACCGTCCGGTTGATCCGGTCGCGGGCGCCGCCGGGGTCGGCGGCGAAGTCCTCCTCGCTCGTCGCCGCACCGAACCGGTCGCGCAAAACGTCCCGGTATCCGGGCTTGATCCCGAGCCCTCGCTGGATCCAGGCGGTGTTCGACACCTTCAGGTCCTCGTGGCCGACGACCGGCGGGACGGGAGGTCCGTCTCCGGGAAGTCGCAGCACCTTCCGGATCTGCGTGGCGGTGTCGCCCTTCGCGCCCGCGCCGACCATTTGCAGCGCGGTGGACACGCTCGCCGGGGACAGCACCAGGTTCGCCCCGCCCGCCAGCGCCGGCGCGGTGAGCAGGTCGAGCCCGAAACCGCCGGCCGCCTTGACCGCCGCTGCCGTGCCGGGCGTCACCTGCTGGGTGACGGGCAGCGGTGCCGGAAGTTCCTCACGGGTGGGTTCCGCTCCGCAGGCCGTGAGCAGTACGACCAGGCCGAGCGCGAGGGACCGGGTGAACGCCGTCATGACCGGGAGACGGTCGCCGTGCCCGGTTCGGTTGCACCGGCCCAGGCGGAAAGCGGACGTCTCTCCGTCGTGGCCGGGGCCGGTCAGTACATTCAGCATTCGTGCGAGGGATCGAAACGGTGAGCGCCCGAACGGTCGAAGAGGCCGCCAAGCGATTGGCCGGGGTGGTGACCCGCACGCCGCTCGAACCGAACGAGCGGCTCTCGGCGCGGGTCGACGCCCGGGTCTGGCTCAAACGCGAAGACCTGCAGACCGTGCGCTCGTACAAGATCCGCGGCGCCTACAACTTCATCGTCCAGCTCGACGCGGAGCACCGGGAGCGCGGCGTCGTCTGCGCGAGCGCGGGCAATCACGCGCAGGGCGTCGCGTACGCGTGCCGCCGGCTCGGCGCGAACGGCCGCGTCTACGTTCCCGGCACGACTCCCCGGCAGAAGCGCGAGCGGATCGCGACACTGGGCGGCTCGCATATCGAAGTCATAGTCGTCGGAGAGACCTACGAAGACGCCTTCACCGCAGCGAAGCAGGACGCGGAGAGCACCGGCGCGACGCTGGTCCCCGCCTTCGACGCGCCGGAGACGGTGGCCGGTCAGGGCACGGTCGCGATGGAGGTCGTCGCGCAGCTCGGGTTCATCCCGGACGTGATGGTGGTGCCGGTCGGCGGGGGCGGGCTGCTCGCGGGGATCGCCGCGTGGGCCGCGGAACGGGCGCCGGAGATGCGGATCGTCGGCGTCGAACCGGCGGGCGCGACCTGCATGGCGGCCGCGCTGGCGGCCGGTGAGCCGGTGCGGCTCGAAAGCGTCGACACCTTCGTGGACGGCGCGGCGGTCGCGCAGGCCGGAGCGGTGACGTACCCGCTGGTCCGTGACGGCGGGGTCGAGCTCACCGACGTCACCGAAGGCGCGATCTGCACGGAAATGCTCGCGATGTACCAGTCCGACGGCGTGATCGCCGAGCCCGCGGGCGCGCTCGCGACGGCCGCGCTGGGCACGACGGTGAAGATCGATCCCGGGCAGATCGTGGTGTGCGTCGTCTCCGGCGGCAACAACGACGTCAGCCGCTACGGCGAAGTGCTCGAACGGTCGCTGATCCACGAAGGGCTGAAGCACTACTTCCTGGTGGGTTTCCCGCAGGAGCCCGGCGCGCTGCGGCGGTTCCTCGACGAGGTCCTCGGGCCGGACGACGACATCACGCGGTTCGAGTACGTGAAACGCAACAGCCGCGAGACCGGCCCGGCGCTGATCGGCGTCGAACTCGCGCGGCCCGGCGACCTGGAAGGCCTGCTGCACCGGCTGGAGGCGAGCCCGCTGCAGGTGGAGCGGGTGGAGCCGGGAAGCCCGCTGTTCCATTTCCTGGTCTGAACCTCCGCGGTGGGCCACTGCGGAAGTCGTCGGTGGCCTGTGGTCCACTGGTCGCCATGGTGAGCAAGGTCGACGGAGTCCGGAGTCTCGATGCGTTGCGCGAGCTGGTCCACAGCGGCGCGGAACCCGAGTACCAGCTCTTCTACGGCCACACCCCGCTCAAAAGCGGCCGGATCAACGCGGCCTGCCTGAGCCAGTGGTGGCTGGCGCCGTTCGTGGTGAACGGCGAGCGCTACCCGACGGCCGAGCACTTCATGATGGCGAGCAAGGCGGAACTGTTCGGCGATCACGCGGCCGCGGCGAACATCCGTCGGGCGCCGGACCCCAAAACCGCCAAGATCCTCGGCCGCGAGGTCACCGGTTTCGACGCCGAGGTCTGGGAGCGGCACCGCTTCGACATCGTCATCGACGGCAACCTCGAGAAGTTCCGCCAGCACGCCGAAGAGCGTGAGTTCCTGCTGGCCACGGGCGACAAGGTGATCGTCGAGGCCTCCAGGATGGACCTGGTCTGGGGCAGCGGCCTCGCCCGCGAGGACAAGAACGCCACGCGCCCCGACTACTGGCGCGGGCAGAACCTCCTGGGCTTCGCGCTCATGGAGGTCCGGGAGCAGCTGCGCGGCTAGTTCCGTTCGCTGGGCGAGTCGTCCATCTGATCACGCGTGTCGTCCGTTGGATCACGCGAGTCGTCCACCTGGATATCACCGCATCGAGCAGATCCGCCGGACAGCTTCCAAGCACTGTCCTGGTGGCCGTGATCAGACGGACGACACGCGTGATCGAGCGGACGACACGCGTGATCAGACGGACGACACACGGCTGGTCAGGAATCGACGCCCAGGGTTTTCTGCAGTGCCTTGTTCGCCTTGCGCGCCATGTCGGCGACGGCTTCGCGGCGGGCAGCGTCGGCGGCGTAGTCGTCCTGCCGGTTCCGCACCACCCGTGCCGGCGAACCGACGGCGATCGAGTAGTCCGGGATCTCGCCCCGCACCACGGCGTGCGCGCCGAGGACGCAGCCGCGGCCGACCCGGGTGCCCTTGAGCACGGAGACCTTGGTGCCGATCCAGGTGTCCGGCCCGATCCGCACCGGCGACTTCACGATGCCCTGATCCTTGATCGGGACGGTGATGTCGGTGGTGACGTGGTCGAAGTCGCAGATGTACACCCAGTCCGCGACGAGCGTGGCCGCGCCGAGTTCGATGTCGAGGTAGCCGTTGAGGACGTTCTGCCGCCCGAACACCGCCTTGTCGCCGATGCGCAGCGAACCCTCGTGGCAGCGGATCGCGTTGCCGTCGCCGATGTGCACCCAGCGGCCGATCTCCAGCCGCCCGTAGCCGGGGCGGCAGTGGATCTCGACGTCCTTGCCGAGGAACACCATCCCCCGCAGGATGATGTGCGGGTTCGCGATCCGGAACTTCAGCAGCCGCCAGTAGCGGACCAGGTACCAAGGCGTGTACGCGCGGTTTCGCAGCACCCAGCGCAGCGAATCCTTGGTCAGGAACTTCGCCTGACGCGGATCACGACGGGCCTGGCCCCAAGCGCGGAGCCGCGACAGCGCGGGCGCACCCCACATGGACGTCATACCGGTGACCGTAACCTGTGTTCAGGCCGCCGACCGCAAAGGGGAGCACGCGCATGGGCACCAAGCTGATCATCGACACCGACCCGGGGGTCGACGACGCCTTCGCGCTGGCGCTGGCCACGCAATCCGAGGACGTCGACCTCCTCGGCGTGACCACGGTGTTCGGCAACGTCCCGCTGAGCCACACCACCGCCAACGCCCGCCGCCTGCTGCAGCTCTTCGGCCGCGACGACATCCCGGTCGCCGCCGGCGCCGCGCGGCCGCTGGTGTACGACAACGCCAAGCCGGCCGGGTACGTCCACGGCCAGGACGGCCTTTCCGGCCACGCCGGGACGCTGCCGGAGGCGAAGCGCCCGCTCGACGAACGCGGCGCCGTCCGGCTGCTGGTGGATCTGCTGGAAGCCGCCGACGAGCCGGTGACCATCGCCCCGATCGGCCCGCTGACGAATATCGCGCTGCTGCTGGCGGCCCATCCGGGCATCCGCGAGAAGATCGGCCGGATCGTCGTCATGGGCGGCGGGGTGACCAAGGGGAACTCCACCACGGCGGCCGAGTTCAACATCTGGAGCGATCCCGAGGCCGCGCGCCGGGTGCTGGTCGAAGAGGACATCCCGACGGTGCTGGTCCCGCTGGACATCACGCACCAATGCTCGGTCGACACGGACTGGCTGGGCAAACTCGCCGCGTCCGGCCCGCTCGGCGCGGCACTCGAAGCGCTGACCCCGACGTACGTGAAGCACTACACCCCGATCCTCGGCATGCCGGGGATGGTCATGCACGACGCGGTCGCGGTGGCCGAAGCGATCCGGCCGGGCATCCTCGACCTCGAGTCGTACCCCGTGGACGTCGAGTGCGGCTTCGGCCCCGCGCGCGGCGCGACACTGGTAGACCGGCGAAGGCTGCGAAGCACCGATCCGCAGGCCGTGCCGGGCCGCACCATCGACGTCGCGCTGACCACCGACGTCGACGCCTTCCGCGAGTTCGTCCTCGGCCGGATCACCGGGGGCCGGTGATGGAACAGGAAACCTCGCGCCGCCGCAGACTCCCGGTGATCATCGCCGCCGTCGTCGTCGCGGGCGCCGCACTCGTCGCCGCCATCACCTTCGCACCGAAGGACGCGCCGAAGACGGAGGCCGCCGCCGTCCAGTCCTCGGCCCCGCCCGCGCCGCCGTCGCCGTCGTCCGCCCCGGCGGAAATGCCGAAGGAACAGCCGAAGGTCCCCCAGCGGATGGGGCAGGAGTTCGACGCCTGGGTGTCGAAGACCAGCGGCTGGCTCGACATCCCGCTGCGCGCGATGACCGGCTACGCGAAGACCACCGTCGCGCTGAGCAAGGAAACGCCGGGGTGCCGTCTTTCCTGGGTGACGCTGGCCGCGCTCGGGAAGATCGCCTCCGATCACGGCCGCGCCGCCGGTTCCGGCCTGAACGCGGACGGCGTGATGACCAAGCCGCTCGGCGCGGTCGAGGTCCGCGACTTCTACAACAAGGTCGTCTCGTCCGCGAACGCCGGCGGCCCGCTGCAGCTGACGCCATCGGTATGGAACCAGTTCCAGGCTTCGGCCACCGGCGGGAAGCCGGATCCGCAGAACATCGACGACGCCACGCTCACCGCCGGGCGGGCCCTGTGCGCGGGCGGCCGCGACCTCGGTCAGGGGCAGACGTGGTGGAACGCGGTGAGCACGCTGCAGCCCGCGCCGCTGCTGATGCACCGCACGCTCGCGACGGTGAACGTCTACGGCACGGTCGGCCAGAGCCCGCAGCCGCCGAACGCGGCGGCCTTGAGCGCGGTCAACTTCGCCATCGACAAGATCGGGCTGCCCTACGTCTGGGGAGGCAACGGCACCGGTGGCAGCGACCCCGGTTTCGACTGCTCCGGCCTGACGACGGCCGCGTACGCGAGTGCCGGCGTCAAGCTCATGCGCACCGCCCACACGCAGTATCACAGCGTGAACAAGGTGACCGATCCTCAGCTGGGCGATCTGATCTTCTATGGCGAGCCGAACACGAAGATCCACCATGTCGGGCTGTACATCGGGAACCAGCAGATGATCGACGCGCCGCAGACCGGGCAGGCGGTGCAGGTGCACACCTACCGGAAACAGGGCGACGATTACGCCGGAGCGGGCCGTCCGGCGGCCTGACCGGCATAGGGTGACCGCGTGTGTTCACCGATTCCGGTCCTGAACGAGCTGAAGGACCTTTACGACTCGACGCGCGACTACCTCGCCGACGGTTTCGAGCTGCACGACTACGACGACAAAAGCCGCTTCCCCCAGGAGCTGGACGACCCCGAGTTCCTCTCGCGGGTGGTCCCCTTCGCCCAGGCGAACGGGAGCGGCTCGACGTACGCGATCTGGCGAGCCGATGACGAGACGGACCTCGCCCGGTCGCCTGTCGTGGTCTTCGGCGACGAGGGTGGCGAGCACGTCGTCGCCCGCGACTTCACGGATTTCCTGCGGCTGCTGGGTTTCGACGCCGAGATCATGGTCGACCATGACTCGGCTTACTACTACCGCGAGGAAGACGACGACCACAGCGGCTCGCACGAGCTGTTCGTCGAGTGGCTCCGGGAGCGCGGCTTGACGCCGGCCGAGGATCCGGACGGCGTCGTGGCCGCTGCTCAGGAGGCCCACGGGGAACGGTTCAGGGCCTGGATCACGCCGTTCTACGAAAAGATCGGCTGGGCCTGAAAAGCCGCCGCGTTGTCGCGCGCCCAGCCGGCGAACGTGAGCGCCGGACGGCCGAGGAGTTCTTCCACCGTGGTGGTCGTCGGCCCGGGGCGCTCGCTGTAGTCGGCCAGTGAGCCGAGCAGGCGCGCGGGGACTTCCTCGGGGAGTCCCTGCGCGAGCATCCCCTGCCGTACCTGCTCGGGTGGAAGCTCCTGAAAGGACAGTGACCGGTCGATGGCCGCGCCGATGAGCCGCACCTTCTCGTGCTGGTCCACCGATCCCGGGCCGGTCAGCGTGTACACCGACTCCGCCGGGAGACCGCCGAGAAGGGCGCGCACGGCGACCTCGGCGATGTCGGTTTCGTGGATCGGGGACGTGGCGGCCCGGCCGTACGCGCCGCGCACCACGTCGCCCGCCTTGACCTGCGGTGCCCAAGCCAGCGCGTTGGCGGCGAAATCCGCCAGGCGCAGCACCGTCCACTCCAGACCTGAACGCGTGACGAGGTCTTCGGCGTACTGGAACTGTGCGGCGAAACG is a genomic window containing:
- a CDS encoding serpin family protein; protein product: MLNVLTGPGHDGETSAFRLGRCNRTGHGDRLPVMTAFTRSLALGLVVLLTACGAEPTREELPAPLPVTQQVTPGTAAAVKAAGGFGLDLLTAPALAGGANLVLSPASVSTALQMVGAGAKGDTATQIRKVLRLPGDGPPVPPVVGHEDLKVSNTAWIQRGLGIKPGYRDVLRDRFGAATSEEDFAADPGGARDRINRTVADQTEGRIPDLFPETTITGDTRLVLANALYLKVPWAREFPRDRTADAPFTRADGSTVTVPMMRTEPEVRLGYAEGPGYQAVTLPYRGGRLAFTVIVPAAIDALRGKGIAALLGEIRPATVELAMPRFTVRSALDLTAPLKEAGMPSAFEPGADFSGITEETRLRIASVQHKTFVQVDEEGTDAAAATGVDARAVSAELMRTVTVDRPFLFVITDTATGSPLFLGRIGDPAA
- the ilvA gene encoding threonine ammonia-lyase IlvA; this encodes MRGIETVSARTVEEAAKRLAGVVTRTPLEPNERLSARVDARVWLKREDLQTVRSYKIRGAYNFIVQLDAEHRERGVVCASAGNHAQGVAYACRRLGANGRVYVPGTTPRQKRERIATLGGSHIEVIVVGETYEDAFTAAKQDAESTGATLVPAFDAPETVAGQGTVAMEVVAQLGFIPDVMVVPVGGGGLLAGIAAWAAERAPEMRIVGVEPAGATCMAAALAAGEPVRLESVDTFVDGAAVAQAGAVTYPLVRDGGVELTDVTEGAICTEMLAMYQSDGVIAEPAGALATAALGTTVKIDPGQIVVCVVSGGNNDVSRYGEVLERSLIHEGLKHYFLVGFPQEPGALRRFLDEVLGPDDDITRFEYVKRNSRETGPALIGVELARPGDLEGLLHRLEASPLQVERVEPGSPLFHFLV
- a CDS encoding NADAR family protein, encoding MVSKVDGVRSLDALRELVHSGAEPEYQLFYGHTPLKSGRINAACLSQWWLAPFVVNGERYPTAEHFMMASKAELFGDHAAAANIRRAPDPKTAKILGREVTGFDAEVWERHRFDIVIDGNLEKFRQHAEEREFLLATGDKVIVEASRMDLVWGSGLAREDKNATRPDYWRGQNLLGFALMEVREQLRG
- a CDS encoding acyltransferase, whose amino-acid sequence is MTSMWGAPALSRLRAWGQARRDPRQAKFLTKDSLRWVLRNRAYTPWYLVRYWRLLKFRIANPHIILRGMVFLGKDVEIHCRPGYGRLEIGRWVHIGDGNAIRCHEGSLRIGDKAVFGRQNVLNGYLDIELGAATLVADWVYICDFDHVTTDITVPIKDQGIVKSPVRIGPDTWIGTKVSVLKGTRVGRGCVLGAHAVVRGEIPDYSIAVGSPARVVRNRQDDYAADAARREAVADMARKANKALQKTLGVDS
- a CDS encoding nucleoside hydrolase — encoded protein: MGTKLIIDTDPGVDDAFALALATQSEDVDLLGVTTVFGNVPLSHTTANARRLLQLFGRDDIPVAAGAARPLVYDNAKPAGYVHGQDGLSGHAGTLPEAKRPLDERGAVRLLVDLLEAADEPVTIAPIGPLTNIALLLAAHPGIREKIGRIVVMGGGVTKGNSTTAAEFNIWSDPEAARRVLVEEDIPTVLVPLDITHQCSVDTDWLGKLAASGPLGAALEALTPTYVKHYTPILGMPGMVMHDAVAVAEAIRPGILDLESYPVDVECGFGPARGATLVDRRRLRSTDPQAVPGRTIDVALTTDVDAFREFVLGRITGGR
- a CDS encoding NlpC/P60 family protein — translated: MEQETSRRRRLPVIIAAVVVAGAALVAAITFAPKDAPKTEAAAVQSSAPPAPPSPSSAPAEMPKEQPKVPQRMGQEFDAWVSKTSGWLDIPLRAMTGYAKTTVALSKETPGCRLSWVTLAALGKIASDHGRAAGSGLNADGVMTKPLGAVEVRDFYNKVVSSANAGGPLQLTPSVWNQFQASATGGKPDPQNIDDATLTAGRALCAGGRDLGQGQTWWNAVSTLQPAPLLMHRTLATVNVYGTVGQSPQPPNAAALSAVNFAIDKIGLPYVWGGNGTGGSDPGFDCSGLTTAAYASAGVKLMRTAHTQYHSVNKVTDPQLGDLIFYGEPNTKIHHVGLYIGNQQMIDAPQTGQAVQVHTYRKQGDDYAGAGRPAA
- a CDS encoding NAD(P)H-binding protein, with translation MILITGANGVVGRRVMKLLLDQGASVGAVTRGAGTGLPGGAEVVAGDLFRPGWIETSLEGVEAVQISPRATGPGLEELLKLAAERGVRRVVLLSATTVEYPAGEARFAAQFQYAEDLVTRSGLEWTVLRLADFAANALAWAPQVKAGDVVRGAYGRAATSPIHETDIAEVAVRALLGGLPAESVYTLTGPGSVDQHEKVRLIGAAIDRSLSFQELPPEQVRQGMLAQGLPEEVPARLLGSLADYSERPGPTTTTVEELLGRPALTFAGWARDNAAAFQAQPIFS